A window of Microcystis aeruginosa FD4 contains these coding sequences:
- a CDS encoding energy-coupling factor transporter transmembrane component T family protein gives MQSFNWQTVDRDSPFTRLDFRTKLTMMIVVTLIAFTWESPLAGGFLTLIVALACLWAGVKWSYLLTILKFMAPFYLFLLITMGFFNVEQVKALTGKTELTPLLTVGSTKMTVEGTLYGLNVIFKTLTMVLIIPLAIFTTDINQMMVSLTKARIPYKIVFIFSSTLRLFPLLVEESRSIISAQRLRGLAIEKMGWLQKGKIYASIAVPLILNAMAKSQKLEVVLQAKAFSGDPNRTFLQESILTNKDYLLIIGFLFLLVLAIILYVKFGVGKFAWLF, from the coding sequence ATGCAATCATTTAACTGGCAAACCGTCGATCGAGATTCTCCTTTTACTCGCCTAGATTTTCGGACAAAATTAACCATGATGATCGTGGTTACTCTCATCGCTTTTACTTGGGAAAGTCCCCTCGCTGGCGGTTTTCTAACTCTTATTGTCGCTTTAGCTTGTCTCTGGGCCGGAGTAAAATGGTCTTATCTCCTCACCATTTTAAAATTCATGGCTCCCTTTTATCTATTCTTATTAATTACCATGGGATTTTTTAATGTGGAACAGGTAAAAGCTTTAACGGGAAAAACTGAATTAACTCCCTTATTAACTGTCGGTTCTACTAAAATGACTGTGGAGGGAACCCTCTACGGTTTAAATGTGATCTTTAAAACTCTCACGATGGTTTTAATTATTCCCCTCGCTATTTTTACCACCGATATAAATCAGATGATGGTGAGTTTAACTAAGGCAAGAATTCCCTACAAAATAGTCTTTATTTTTTCCTCTACCCTGCGTTTATTTCCTCTCCTAGTAGAAGAATCTCGATCGATTATTTCTGCTCAAAGATTACGAGGATTAGCAATAGAAAAAATGGGTTGGCTGCAAAAAGGAAAAATTTATGCTTCCATCGCTGTACCTTTAATTTTAAACGCTATGGCTAAATCGCAAAAATTAGAGGTAGTTCTACAAGCTAAAGCTTTCTCTGGTGATCCTAATCGCACATTTTTACAGGAATCAATCTTAACCAATAAAGACTATTTATTAATTATCGGCTTTCTATTTTTATTGGTTTTGGCAATCATTCTCTATGTAAAATTCGGGGTGGGAAAATTTGCCTGGTTGTTTTAA
- the coaE gene encoding dephospho-CoA kinase (Dephospho-CoA kinase (CoaE) performs the final step in coenzyme A biosynthesis.): MSRRIIGLTGGIACGKSTVSNYLENIYKIPVLDADIYAREAVEKGSAILERILARYGRKVKTEDNYLDRQQLGEIIFNNPEEKIWLESQIHPYVRECFKHHLEQLEAPIVVFSIPLLLEAKLTHLVTEIWVVSCSFEQQIQRLTTRNNLTREQAIARINNQMPLAEKIALADIVLDNSGDLEALYTQIDRAIQ; the protein is encoded by the coding sequence ATGTCGAGAAGAATTATCGGGTTAACAGGGGGAATAGCTTGTGGTAAATCCACGGTTTCTAATTATTTAGAAAATATCTACAAAATTCCCGTCCTTGATGCGGATATTTATGCCCGGGAAGCAGTGGAAAAAGGTTCGGCAATTTTAGAGAGAATTTTGGCGCGTTATGGCAGAAAAGTTAAAACTGAGGATAATTACCTTGATCGCCAACAGTTAGGAGAGATTATTTTTAATAATCCCGAGGAAAAAATCTGGTTAGAAAGTCAGATTCATCCCTACGTTAGAGAATGTTTTAAGCATCATTTAGAGCAGTTAGAAGCTCCGATAGTTGTTTTTTCTATCCCTTTATTATTGGAAGCCAAATTAACCCATTTAGTCACAGAGATTTGGGTGGTTTCTTGCAGTTTCGAGCAACAAATTCAACGCTTAACGACTAGAAATAACTTAACTAGAGAACAAGCGATCGCTCGGATTAATAATCAAATGCCTTTAGCCGAAAAAATTGCCTTAGCTGATATTGTTTTGGACAATTCTGGGGATTTAGAAGCTTTATATACCCAGATCGATCGAGCTATACAATAG
- a CDS encoding transglycosylase SLT domain-containing protein, producing the protein MFKKFPPHTPLILGLGSGVALFTLTSLFLFHPKILAWLDRNSASLPSQDPNQPSAVVDSASLPQTERDVKLKDVADANAPSLDRSRARYLLAMDLLRKYEGGTALKQLEGLEKQYPVLAPQILLKQGRAHELTNDSEKAQEIWQKLLETYPQSPVVAEAYYSLGKYDPSYHEKLLKEYPRHPRTLALIRQRLQENPDQFPLWLQLAKANPFDPTLNQARDRLVKDYANQLTPADWAIIGAGYWQSGLYEKAYKAYAKASPSPEQAYRYARGLQIAKKLPEARTAYQKLIKTYPQAPETGLGLLRLAQISPNRDAIAYLDRIVKQFPDRAPEALEAKAKLLDSTNAQAASQTWQTLLNKYPKSDEAADYRWLMAQRAAKSGDYAKAWQWAQPIAVNNPDSQIAPKAAFWVGKWAQKLGKNQEAKQAFTYTISRHPHSYYAWRSAVLLGWDVGDFTTVRSYNPTTVKPATRNDPPAGSEAFKELYRIGEDTDAWNLFQAEIVDPWHLTVDEQFNLGVYKLSRNQNLEGINLIWRLRERDTPEEKEAWKVLRQNDKYWHALFPFPYYDTILEWSKDRKLNPLLVTALIRQESRFEKEIRSPVGAVGLMQIMPDTGKYIAGNTGNKSYSLTNPEDNIMMGTWYLDYTHGKFAGNSLFAVASYNAGPGAVAKWRQRFDFSDPDEFVENIPFRETKGYIESVFGNYWNYLQIYNPEIQEQMSRISNPS; encoded by the coding sequence ATGTTTAAGAAATTCCCCCCTCACACCCCGCTCATTCTTGGACTAGGTTCTGGGGTTGCGCTTTTTACTCTCACCAGTCTCTTTCTCTTTCACCCGAAAATTCTCGCTTGGCTCGATCGCAATAGTGCTTCCCTTCCTAGTCAAGATCCTAACCAACCCTCTGCCGTGGTTGATAGCGCTTCCCTACCACAAACCGAGCGAGATGTCAAGTTAAAAGATGTGGCTGATGCCAACGCGCCCTCTTTAGATCGTAGTCGCGCCCGCTATCTCTTGGCCATGGATTTATTGAGAAAATATGAAGGGGGTACGGCTTTAAAACAATTAGAAGGCTTAGAAAAACAATATCCTGTCCTCGCTCCCCAGATTCTCCTCAAACAGGGACGCGCCCACGAATTAACCAACGATAGTGAAAAAGCGCAAGAAATTTGGCAAAAATTACTGGAAACCTATCCCCAATCGCCCGTAGTGGCGGAAGCTTACTACTCTTTGGGCAAATACGACCCCAGTTATCATGAGAAATTGCTTAAGGAATACCCCCGACACCCGCGTACTTTGGCTTTAATTCGCCAACGTCTTCAAGAAAATCCCGATCAATTTCCCTTATGGTTGCAGTTAGCCAAGGCTAATCCTTTTGATCCTACCCTCAATCAAGCCCGCGATCGTTTGGTGAAAGACTACGCCAATCAGTTAACTCCGGCGGATTGGGCAATTATTGGGGCCGGTTATTGGCAGTCGGGATTGTACGAAAAGGCCTATAAAGCCTACGCTAAAGCCAGTCCTAGCCCCGAACAAGCCTATCGTTACGCCCGCGGGCTACAAATTGCCAAAAAACTGCCAGAAGCTCGCACCGCTTACCAAAAATTAATTAAAACCTATCCCCAGGCCCCAGAAACCGGTTTAGGATTACTGCGACTCGCCCAAATTTCTCCTAACCGCGATGCCATAGCATATCTCGATCGCATTGTCAAGCAATTTCCCGATCGCGCCCCGGAAGCTTTGGAAGCGAAAGCCAAATTACTGGACTCAACTAATGCCCAGGCCGCTAGTCAAACATGGCAGACTTTATTAAATAAATACCCAAAATCCGACGAAGCCGCCGATTATCGCTGGTTAATGGCCCAAAGAGCCGCTAAATCTGGTGATTACGCCAAGGCGTGGCAGTGGGCGCAGCCAATTGCGGTTAATAATCCCGATAGTCAAATTGCCCCGAAAGCGGCCTTTTGGGTGGGAAAATGGGCGCAAAAACTCGGCAAAAACCAAGAAGCAAAACAAGCTTTTACCTACACTATTTCTCGTCATCCCCATTCCTATTATGCTTGGCGCTCGGCGGTTTTATTAGGTTGGGACGTGGGGGATTTTACCACTGTCCGCTCCTATAATCCTACCACCGTCAAACCCGCCACTCGTAACGATCCCCCCGCCGGTTCGGAAGCTTTCAAGGAATTATATCGAATTGGTGAAGATACAGACGCTTGGAATCTCTTCCAAGCAGAAATTGTCGATCCTTGGCATTTAACCGTTGACGAACAATTTAACCTCGGTGTCTATAAACTCTCTCGCAATCAAAATTTAGAAGGAATTAACCTGATTTGGCGCTTGCGAGAAAGAGATACCCCAGAGGAAAAGGAAGCATGGAAAGTCCTGCGACAAAATGATAAATACTGGCACGCTTTATTCCCTTTTCCCTACTACGATACTATCCTAGAATGGTCAAAAGATAGAAAATTAAATCCCCTGCTAGTGACAGCTTTAATTCGGCAAGAATCCCGCTTTGAAAAAGAAATTCGTTCTCCCGTGGGGGCAGTGGGATTAATGCAAATTATGCCCGATACGGGTAAATATATCGCAGGTAATACTGGCAATAAAAGTTATTCTTTAACTAATCCCGAAGATAACATTATGATGGGAACATGGTATCTGGATTATACCCATGGCAAATTCGCCGGAAATTCACTTTTTGCCGTGGCTAGTTATAACGCTGGACCTGGAGCAGTTGCCAAATGGAGACAGCGTTTCGATTTTAGCGATCCCGATGAATTTGTCGAGAATATTCCCTTCAGAGAAACTAAGGGTTATATAGAATCGGTGTTTGGTAATTATTGGAATTATCTCCAGATTTATAACCCTGAAATTCAAGAGCAAATGAGCAGAATCTCTAACCCTTCCTAG
- the thrS gene encoding threonine--tRNA ligase: MDNQAPIKLPKTSESDHLKRIRHTTSHVMAMAVQKLFPQAQVTIGPWTETGFYYDFDVPEPFTDKDLKDIKKEMVKIINKKLPVMREEVSREEAEKRIKAINEPYKLEILAGIQEPITLYHLGDAWWDLCAGPHLDNTSELDTKAIELETVAGAYWRGDENKAQLQRIYGTAWENPQQLAEYKRRKEEALKRDHRKLGKELGLFIFSDSVGPGLPLWTPKGTLIRSLLEDFLKKEQLKRGYLPVVTPHIARVDLFKISGHWQKYKEDMFPMMADDEESASKEIGFVLKPMNCPFHIQIYKSDLRSYRELPMRLAEFGTVYRYEQSGELGGLTRVRGFTVDDSHLFVTPEQLDKEFLSVVDLILTVFKSLQLKNFKARLSFRDPESDKYIGSDEAWEKAQSAIRKAVQTLGMDYFEAPGEAAFYGPKLDFIFQDALEREWQLGTVQVDYNLPERFELEYVAEDGNRKRPVMIHRAPFGSLERLIGILIEEYAGDFPLWLAPVQIRLLPVSDSQLDYAKEVTAKMQLLGIRAETDTSGERLGKMIRNAETAKIPVMAVVGAKEMESNSLSIRTRATGDLGVISVEEVVAKLESAIQNHGNF; this comes from the coding sequence ATGGATAACCAAGCCCCGATTAAACTACCGAAAACCAGCGAATCCGACCACCTCAAGCGCATTCGTCACACCACCTCCCATGTTATGGCCATGGCGGTGCAGAAATTATTCCCGCAAGCCCAAGTTACTATCGGGCCTTGGACTGAAACTGGATTTTACTACGATTTTGATGTGCCGGAACCTTTTACCGATAAGGATCTCAAGGACATCAAAAAAGAGATGGTCAAAATTATCAATAAAAAACTGCCGGTGATGCGCGAGGAAGTTTCTCGGGAAGAAGCGGAAAAGCGCATTAAAGCGATTAATGAACCCTATAAGCTGGAAATTCTGGCGGGAATTCAAGAACCCATCACCCTCTATCATCTTGGTGACGCTTGGTGGGATTTGTGCGCTGGTCCGCACCTAGATAATACAAGTGAACTAGACACAAAAGCGATCGAATTAGAGACGGTAGCGGGTGCTTATTGGCGCGGGGATGAGAATAAAGCCCAATTACAGCGCATTTACGGCACAGCCTGGGAAAATCCCCAACAATTAGCCGAATACAAGCGCCGTAAGGAAGAGGCACTGAAACGCGACCATCGGAAATTAGGCAAAGAATTAGGTTTATTTATTTTCTCTGATTCTGTCGGGCCGGGGTTGCCTTTATGGACACCCAAAGGAACTTTAATTCGTTCTTTGTTAGAAGATTTCCTCAAAAAAGAACAGTTAAAACGCGGTTATTTACCCGTAGTTACTCCCCATATTGCTCGCGTCGATTTGTTTAAAATTTCTGGTCACTGGCAAAAGTACAAAGAGGATATGTTTCCCATGATGGCAGACGATGAGGAATCTGCTAGTAAGGAAATAGGATTTGTCCTCAAACCGATGAACTGTCCTTTTCATATTCAAATCTATAAAAGTGATTTGAGATCCTATCGGGAATTGCCGATGCGTCTGGCAGAATTCGGTACAGTTTACCGTTACGAACAATCGGGAGAATTGGGAGGATTAACTAGAGTTCGCGGTTTTACCGTCGATGATTCCCATTTGTTTGTCACTCCCGAACAATTAGACAAGGAATTTTTAAGCGTTGTTGATTTAATTTTGACGGTGTTTAAGAGTTTACAATTAAAGAATTTTAAGGCGCGATTGAGTTTTCGTGACCCCGAATCGGATAAGTATATCGGTTCCGATGAAGCTTGGGAAAAGGCACAATCAGCGATTAGAAAAGCGGTGCAAACTTTGGGGATGGATTATTTTGAAGCCCCCGGAGAAGCGGCTTTTTATGGTCCAAAATTAGACTTTATTTTCCAAGATGCCCTCGAAAGAGAATGGCAGTTAGGAACGGTACAGGTAGATTATAATTTACCCGAACGTTTTGAATTAGAATACGTTGCCGAAGATGGTAATCGTAAACGTCCGGTGATGATTCATCGCGCACCTTTTGGTTCTTTGGAACGTTTAATCGGTATTTTAATCGAAGAATACGCAGGCGATTTTCCTCTTTGGTTAGCCCCTGTCCAGATACGATTATTACCAGTTAGTGATAGTCAATTGGATTACGCTAAAGAGGTGACAGCGAAAATGCAGTTGTTAGGAATTCGCGCCGAAACCGATACCAGTGGCGAACGTTTGGGTAAAATGATTCGCAATGCTGAAACCGCAAAAATCCCCGTGATGGCAGTGGTGGGGGCAAAAGAAATGGAAAGTAATAGTTTAAGTATTCGCACCCGTGCCACGGGCGATTTAGGAGTAATTAGCGTTGAGGAAGTGGTGGCAAAATTAGAAAGTGCCATCCAAAATCACGGTAATTTTTAA
- a CDS encoding DUF7219 family protein encodes MSQNPPNDDNPNLPDRRKEDFLYPRAPYYGEFKPENLLFNANLQEFAQKVSFICNLETGGKISSLEAYEKIKALWKDLKQSKKGLGIGENPFQKDDDT; translated from the coding sequence ATGAGCCAGAATCCTCCTAACGATGATAACCCGAATCTCCCCGATCGCCGCAAGGAGGATTTTCTCTATCCTCGCGCCCCCTACTATGGAGAATTTAAGCCAGAAAACTTGCTATTTAACGCCAATTTACAGGAATTTGCCCAAAAAGTCAGTTTTATTTGTAATCTGGAAACGGGGGGCAAAATCAGTTCTCTAGAAGCCTACGAAAAAATCAAAGCCCTCTGGAAAGACTTAAAACAGAGCAAAAAAGGCCTAGGTATTGGGGAAAATCCCTTTCAAAAAGATGATGATACCTAA
- a CDS encoding metal ABC transporter solute-binding protein, Zn/Mn family: MKKLILSCLFLGLVACNAAVNTTDNQKPKVISTSTIIADLTARVGGEEIDHQDILKPGDDPHVYEPVPADSVALEKADLILYNGYNLEPGLIKMINATGIKAKKVAVGEAIKPLQLEKEGQKVPDPHVWGSAKNGIIMVEKIRDQLIELSPEDKEIFTENAEQLIRELENLDLWITAAIETIPPSQRQLVTTHDAFQYYAHAYGLKVAGTLIGISTEEQPSAQTVKNLADAIKNLQVPAIFAETTINPALITTVAEEAGVKLAPQQLYSDSIGAVGTGGDSYVKMLRENTRSIVESLGGKVPK; encoded by the coding sequence ATGAAAAAACTAATTTTATCCTGTTTATTTTTGGGATTGGTTGCTTGTAATGCTGCGGTTAATACCACCGATAACCAAAAACCAAAGGTAATCTCCACTAGCACAATTATCGCCGATTTAACCGCACGAGTGGGCGGTGAAGAAATTGACCATCAAGACATTTTAAAACCTGGGGATGATCCTCACGTTTATGAACCGGTTCCCGCCGATAGTGTGGCTTTAGAAAAGGCTGATTTAATTCTCTATAACGGTTATAATCTCGAACCGGGGTTAATTAAAATGATCAATGCCACGGGAATTAAAGCTAAAAAAGTGGCTGTGGGAGAAGCAATCAAGCCTTTACAACTGGAAAAAGAGGGGCAGAAAGTCCCCGATCCGCACGTTTGGGGTTCGGCGAAAAATGGTATAATCATGGTGGAAAAAATCCGAGATCAATTGATTGAATTAAGTCCCGAAGATAAAGAGATTTTTACTGAAAATGCAGAGCAATTAATCAGGGAATTAGAAAACCTTGATCTCTGGATTACTGCAGCTATTGAGACTATCCCCCCTTCCCAAAGACAATTAGTCACCACTCATGACGCTTTTCAGTATTATGCTCATGCCTATGGGTTAAAAGTGGCGGGAACTTTAATTGGTATTAGTACCGAAGAACAACCAAGCGCCCAAACGGTGAAAAATTTAGCCGATGCTATTAAAAATCTCCAGGTTCCTGCTATCTTTGCCGAGACGACTATTAATCCCGCTTTAATTACCACTGTAGCCGAAGAAGCGGGGGTGAAATTAGCACCACAACAATTATATTCTGATTCGATCGGCGCAGTGGGTACTGGGGGGGATAGTTATGTAAAAATGCTCAGGGAAAATACTCGCTCGATCGTGGAATCTTTAGGGGGAAAAGTACCCAAATAA
- a CDS encoding CobW family GTP-binding protein: protein MQTVESQAINTMSVQKRGLPVTIITGFLGSGKTTLLNHILSNQQGLKTAVLVNEFGEIGIDNELIISSDDSMVELNNGCICCTINEDLIQAVYKVLERPEKIDYLVVETTGLADPLPVALTFLGTELREMTRLDSIVTMVDCANFSLDLFNSQAALSQITYGDIIVLNKTDLVDEADVDSLEIRIRDMKEGARILRTSKSQVPLPLILSVGLFESDKYFDTEEEHHDHDHHDHDHDHCDHDHDHDHDHDHHDHSNHLEVDGFTSISFASDQPFSIRKFQYFLDNQLPESVFRAKGILWFDESPKRHIFHLSGKRFTLEDDEWKGTPKNQLVLIGQNLDHETIKEQINSCLSLPAVNRGKGFGK, encoded by the coding sequence ATGCAAACCGTCGAATCACAAGCTATTAACACGATGTCAGTGCAAAAAAGAGGTCTTCCAGTAACAATTATTACTGGGTTTCTTGGTAGTGGTAAAACTACTCTCCTCAATCATATTCTCAGCAATCAACAGGGATTAAAAACTGCTGTTCTTGTCAATGAATTCGGTGAAATCGGTATCGATAACGAACTGATTATCAGCAGTGATGACAGTATGGTAGAATTAAATAATGGCTGTATTTGCTGCACGATTAACGAGGATTTGATTCAAGCAGTTTATAAAGTTCTCGAACGTCCCGAAAAAATCGATTATTTAGTCGTAGAAACCACGGGATTAGCCGATCCTTTACCGGTAGCTTTAACCTTTTTAGGGACGGAATTACGGGAAATGACCCGTTTAGATTCCATTGTCACTATGGTGGATTGTGCCAATTTTAGTCTTGATTTATTCAACTCGCAAGCGGCCTTAAGTCAAATCACCTACGGTGATATTATTGTTCTCAATAAAACCGATCTAGTGGATGAAGCGGATGTGGATTCTTTAGAAATAAGAATCCGGGACATGAAGGAAGGAGCGAGAATTCTTCGTACTAGCAAAAGTCAGGTTCCTTTACCCTTAATTCTCAGCGTCGGACTATTTGAATCGGATAAATATTTCGACACAGAAGAAGAACACCACGACCATGATCACCACGACCACGATCACGACCATTGCGATCATGATCACGACCACGATCATGATCACGATCATCACGACCATTCCAATCATTTAGAGGTGGATGGATTTACTTCTATTTCCTTTGCTAGTGACCAACCTTTTTCGATTCGGAAGTTCCAATATTTCCTCGATAATCAATTACCAGAAAGCGTTTTCCGCGCTAAGGGTATTCTCTGGTTTGATGAAAGTCCTAAACGTCATATTTTCCACCTCAGTGGTAAACGTTTTACTCTCGAAGATGACGAATGGAAAGGTACTCCCAAAAATCAGCTAGTTCTTATCGGTCAAAATCTCGATCATGAAACCATAAAAGAACAGATTAACAGTTGTCTCAGTTTACCTGCTGTCAATCGCGGTAAAGGATTTGGGAAATAA
- the purC gene encoding phosphoribosylaminoimidazolesuccinocarboxamide synthase has product MEKLYEGKAKILYQTDDPDILLTYYKDDATAFNAQKRGQIAGKGEINCTISTALFQWLESLGIPTHYIDRPSSREMRVKAIKIIPLEVVVRNIAAGSLCKQTGLKEGTVLPFPLVEFYLKDDALGDPLLTPDRIKVIDIASEEQVNQLRDLALQINQYLQEFFDKCQIILVDFKLEFGVDKTGKIYLGDEISPDTCRLWDKTQEDTQARILDKDRFRRDLGDVETAYQQVQARVLQQIKSL; this is encoded by the coding sequence ATGGAAAAACTCTATGAAGGTAAGGCCAAAATTCTCTATCAAACCGATGATCCTGATATTCTCCTCACTTATTACAAAGACGATGCCACCGCTTTTAATGCCCAAAAACGCGGGCAAATTGCCGGTAAAGGGGAAATTAACTGCACTATCTCCACTGCCCTATTTCAATGGTTAGAATCCCTAGGAATACCTACCCATTATATCGATCGCCCTAGTTCTAGGGAAATGCGCGTCAAGGCGATTAAAATCATTCCTTTGGAAGTAGTAGTCAGAAATATTGCCGCCGGGAGTTTGTGCAAGCAAACGGGATTAAAGGAAGGGACAGTTTTACCTTTTCCTCTTGTCGAATTTTACCTCAAGGATGATGCTTTAGGGGATCCTTTGTTAACTCCCGATCGCATAAAAGTAATTGATATTGCCAGCGAGGAGCAAGTCAATCAGTTACGAGATTTAGCCCTGCAAATCAATCAATATTTACAAGAATTTTTTGATAAGTGCCAGATTATTCTCGTCGATTTTAAGTTAGAATTTGGAGTTGATAAAACGGGCAAAATTTATCTAGGTGATGAAATTAGCCCCGATACCTGTCGTCTCTGGGATAAAACCCAAGAGGATACCCAAGCGCGCATTCTCGATAAGGATCGTTTTCGTCGCGATTTAGGAGATGTGGAAACTGCCTATCAACAAGTACAAGCAAGAGTTTTACAACAGATAAAGAGTTTATAA
- the cysC gene encoding adenylyl-sulfate kinase yields MKQGGVTVWLTGLSGAGKSTITEALQAKLIAEGYSIEVLDGDIVRTNLTKGLGFSKEDRDENIRRIGFVSNLLTRHGVIVLVSAISPYREIREEVRGKIGNFVEVFVNAPLNVCEARDVKGLYKRARAGEIKSFTGIDDPYEPPFNPEVECRTDLETLEESVAKVWNKLTELGYINQAVAV; encoded by the coding sequence ATGAAACAAGGCGGCGTGACGGTTTGGTTAACGGGATTGAGTGGTGCGGGGAAAAGCACGATTACCGAGGCATTACAGGCAAAATTAATCGCTGAAGGTTATTCCATTGAAGTTCTCGATGGCGATATAGTACGGACGAACCTCACCAAGGGTTTAGGATTTAGCAAAGAGGATCGCGATGAAAATATCCGTCGCATTGGTTTTGTGTCTAATTTGCTCACCCGTCACGGTGTGATTGTCCTAGTTTCGGCTATTTCTCCCTATCGTGAGATTCGCGAGGAAGTACGGGGAAAAATCGGCAATTTTGTCGAAGTTTTCGTGAATGCTCCCTTAAACGTCTGTGAGGCGCGCGATGTGAAAGGATTATATAAAAGAGCGCGTGCTGGCGAAATCAAGTCTTTTACGGGAATTGATGATCCCTATGAACCACCTTTTAACCCAGAAGTGGAATGCCGCACCGATTTAGAGACTTTAGAGGAAAGTGTCGCCAAAGTCTGGAACAAATTGACGGAATTAGGCTACATTAATCAAGCTGTGGCGGTTTGA